A window of the Microtus pennsylvanicus isolate mMicPen1 chromosome 4, mMicPen1.hap1, whole genome shotgun sequence genome harbors these coding sequences:
- the LOC142848290 gene encoding histone H2B type 1-C/E/F/G/I, with product MPEPAKSAPAPKKGSKKAVTKAQKKDGKKRKRSRKESYSVYVYKVLKQVHPDTGISSKAMGIMNSFVNDIFERIAGEASRLAHYNKRSTITSREIQTAVRLLLPGELAKHAVSEGTKAVTKYTSSK from the coding sequence ATGCCTGAACCTGCTAAGTCCGCTCCCGCCCCGAAGAAGGGCTCCAAGAAGGCCGTGACCAAGGCCCAGAAGAAGGACGGCAAGAAGCGCAAGCGCAGCCGCAAGGAGAGCTACTCGGTGTACGTGTACAAGGTGCTGAAGCAGGTCCACCCCGACACCGGCATCTCTTCCAAGGCCATGGGCATCATGAACTCGTTCGTCAACGACATCTTCGAGCGCATCGCGGGCGAGGCGTCGCGCCTGGCGCATTACAACAAGCGCTCGACCATCACGTCCCGGGAGATCCAGACGGCCGTGCGCCTGCTGCTGCCCGGGGAGCTGGCCAAGCACGCCGTGTCCGAGGGCACCAAGGCCGTCACCAAGTACACCAGCTCCAAGTGA
- the LOC142848287 gene encoding histone H2A type 1-E — protein MSGRGKQGGKARAKAKTRSSRAGLQFPVGRVHRLLRKGNYAERVGAGAPVYLAAVLEYLTAEILELAGNAARDNKKTRIIPRHLQLAIRNDEELNKLLGRVTIAQGGVLPNIQAVLLPKKTESHHKAKGK, from the coding sequence ATGTCTGGACGAGGCAAGCAGGGTGGCAAGGCTCGCGCCAAGGCCAAGACCCGCTCCTCCCGGGCCGGCCTGCAGTTCCCCGTGGGCCGCGTGCACCGTCTCCTCCGCAAGGGCAACTACGCGGAGCGGGTGGGCGCCGGCGCCCCGGTGTACCTGGCAGCCGTGCTGGAGTACCTGACGGCCGAGATCCTGGAGCTGGCTGGCAATGCGGCCCGCGACAACAAGAAGACGCGCATCATCCCGCGCCACCTGCAGCTGGCCATCCGCAACGACGAGGAGCTCAACAAGCTGCTGGGCCGCGTGACGATCGCGCAGGGCGGCGTCCTGCCCAACATCCAGGCGGTGCTGCTGCCCAAGAAGACCGAGAGCCACCACAAGGCCAAGGGGAAATAG
- the LOC142848301 gene encoding histone H4 encodes MSGRGKGGKGLGKGGAKRHRKVLRDNIQGITKPAIRRLARRGGVKRISGLIYEETRGVLKVFLENVIRDAVTYTEHAKRKTVTAMDVVYALKRQGRTLYGFGG; translated from the coding sequence ATGTCAGGTCGCGGCAAGGGCGGGAAAGGCCTGGGCAAAGGCGGCGCCAAGCGCCACCGCAAGGTCCTGCGCGACAACATCCAGGGCATCACCAAGCCCGCCATCCGCCGCCTGGCCCGGCGCGGAGGAGTCAAGCGCATCTCCGGCCTCATCTACGAGGAGACCCGCGGGGTGCTGAAGGTGTTCCTGGAGAACGTGATCCGCGACGCGGTCACCTACACGGAGCACGCCAAGCGCAAGACCGTCACCGCCATGGACGTGGTCTACGCGCTCAAGCGCCAGGGCCGCACGCTCTACGGCTTCGGTGGTTAA